A stretch of Spirosoma oryzicola DNA encodes these proteins:
- a CDS encoding SDR family oxidoreductase, which produces MAVFSQKVIWITGASSGIGEAVAIELAKQNPKLILSARRIDELQRVAAQLNLPETDVLVLPMDMTDVKSLPTHVEAVRQRFGRIDYVFQNAGITQRSTVVDTDFSVYQRLMDVNFFGVVALTKAVLPLMLAQGSGHFVVTSSVAGKLGTKQRSGYCASKHALHGFFDALRAETYDAGLRVTLVCPGYIRTPISLHALGADGQVHNKMDTNQEQGMAVDVFAQRLLKAVANAKEEVYIGGTEIYGIYLKRFLPNLLSRILRKREGA; this is translated from the coding sequence ATGGCTGTATTTTCTCAGAAAGTGATTTGGATTACAGGCGCGTCGTCAGGCATCGGCGAAGCGGTTGCTATTGAATTAGCCAAACAGAATCCCAAGCTGATCCTGTCGGCCCGGCGGATAGACGAACTACAGCGGGTAGCCGCTCAACTAAACCTTCCTGAAACGGACGTACTGGTGCTGCCCATGGATATGACGGATGTGAAGAGCTTGCCCACGCATGTCGAAGCGGTGCGTCAACGCTTTGGCCGGATCGATTACGTTTTTCAGAATGCGGGAATTACCCAGCGCAGCACGGTAGTAGACACCGATTTTTCCGTTTATCAGCGACTGATGGACGTGAACTTCTTTGGCGTTGTTGCGCTGACGAAAGCAGTGTTGCCTCTGATGCTCGCTCAGGGAAGCGGCCATTTTGTGGTTACCAGCAGTGTGGCGGGAAAACTGGGCACAAAGCAACGTTCGGGCTATTGTGCCAGTAAACACGCCTTGCACGGCTTCTTTGATGCGCTTCGGGCCGAGACCTACGATGCCGGTTTGCGCGTAACGCTGGTCTGTCCGGGTTATATCAGGACCCCCATCTCACTTCATGCGCTGGGTGCCGACGGACAGGTACACAACAAGATGGATACGAATCAGGAACAGGGCATGGCTGTCGATGTCTTTGCCCAACGTTTATTGAAGGCCGTTGCCAACGCGAAAGAGGAAGTTTACATTGGCGGTACGGAGATTTACGGCATTTACCTGAAACGGTTTCTACCCAACCTGCTTTCCCGGATACTGCGCAAGCGGGAAGGTGCCTGA
- a CDS encoding DUF2851 family protein, producing MSESLLYFLWQYQYFTTKDLVTTDGEPVQVVHPGFRNLDSGPDFFNARLLINHVEWVGTVEMHIRTSDWLAHRHQDDRAYDNVILHVVWQDDQISTGRRVDRANGTPLPTLEFAPLIDATYLDRYKLLTESVDVIPCAGQFRSVQPLRITSMLDKTMLQRLERKAAGVRAVFEQTNGDWEETAYRLLAINMGFKINAEPMAQLSRAVPLKALLKHRDVLVQAEAMLFGTAGLLNDADTPDDYQTMLQREYRFLAAKYSLADKQVATHAWKWGRLRPANFPTLRLAQLARLVTHHASLFSLFAGTSDASLLMKSLQLTPSDYWHSHYRFGKATEKTVPAIGVTSATTIVINTVVPLLAAYAHHRGQSTFLDRAIDLLEQLPSEKNRLTDGWEELGLSMRTAFDSQAAIELHNEFCTTKKCLSCQIGAWLVRG from the coding sequence GTGTCTGAATCCCTTTTATATTTTCTCTGGCAATATCAGTATTTTACGACAAAGGACCTGGTAACGACCGATGGTGAACCGGTGCAGGTAGTACACCCCGGCTTCCGTAATCTGGATTCGGGTCCTGATTTTTTCAACGCGCGGCTATTGATCAATCACGTTGAATGGGTCGGAACGGTTGAGATGCATATCCGTACATCGGATTGGCTCGCTCATCGGCATCAGGACGACCGGGCATACGATAACGTTATTCTACACGTGGTTTGGCAGGATGATCAGATCTCAACGGGGCGTCGCGTTGACCGCGCTAACGGAACCCCGCTGCCTACGCTTGAGTTTGCTCCCCTTATCGACGCGACCTACCTTGATCGGTATAAACTGCTAACGGAATCGGTTGATGTCATCCCCTGCGCCGGGCAGTTTCGGTCCGTGCAACCGCTACGCATTACATCCATGCTGGACAAAACAATGCTGCAACGGCTGGAACGAAAAGCGGCTGGTGTTCGGGCTGTGTTCGAGCAAACGAACGGGGATTGGGAAGAAACGGCCTACCGCCTACTGGCAATCAACATGGGCTTTAAAATCAACGCGGAGCCGATGGCTCAACTCAGCCGGGCTGTACCGTTGAAAGCGTTGCTAAAACACCGTGATGTGTTGGTTCAGGCCGAAGCCATGCTGTTTGGTACGGCGGGATTGCTCAACGACGCTGATACACCAGACGACTATCAAACGATGCTTCAGCGGGAATACCGTTTCCTGGCCGCCAAATACAGCCTTGCAGACAAACAGGTTGCTACCCACGCCTGGAAGTGGGGACGATTGCGACCAGCTAATTTTCCTACGTTACGATTGGCGCAGCTGGCGCGTCTGGTGACGCATCACGCCAGTTTATTTTCCTTATTTGCCGGTACCAGCGATGCGTCGCTTTTGATGAAGTCGCTTCAACTTACACCGTCCGACTACTGGCATTCGCATTATCGCTTCGGGAAGGCAACGGAGAAAACCGTACCAGCAATAGGGGTGACCTCCGCCACAACGATTGTGATCAATACCGTGGTGCCGTTGCTGGCGGCTTATGCGCATCATCGTGGTCAATCGACTTTCTTGGATCGGGCCATTGACCTATTGGAGCAGTTACCGTCAGAAAAAAACCGTCTGACCGACGGTTGGGAGGAATTAGGACTTAGTATGCGCACGGCTTTTGACTCACAAGCGGCTATTGAACTGCACAATGAGTTCTGTACCACCAAAAAGTGCCTCAGCTGTCAGATCGGCGCATGGCTGGTACGCGGTTAA
- a CDS encoding Gfo/Idh/MocA family protein yields MENRREFIKKSALAGLGMSFSAGSYARILGSNDRVRVGIIGFSDRFRQSLAPAFAEHAQKQNFAFVGVSDIWNRRRDEAEQYLKGKGLNDSTFFKARNNDELLDRKDVDAVIISTADFQHALHCAAAVEAGRDVYCEKPFAESLEDARKALKAVESTKKIVQVGSQRRSAPNYHSANDFIRSGKFGDITMVEMTWNVNQPGRWRRPKLVSEIRKEDTDWDRFQLNRPKTAWDPRKYLEFRLFYPYSSGIPGQWMSHQIDTVHWFSGLDHPRSVVANGGIYSWKDGRTNADTFTAVFDYGPDNDKTKGFQVLYSSRMNNEAGGVKEYYYSNGGMINLDTNKISPDGGLEAKYAKDMNMQANLLPEMSLGNAAKMETSANTGGDPMTSLHMLNWMECVRSRKEPNAPARVGFNHSVANIMATTALHTGKRVTWDSTKQDMIVT; encoded by the coding sequence ATGGAAAACCGTCGTGAGTTCATCAAAAAATCTGCCCTGGCCGGACTCGGTATGAGTTTCTCGGCGGGTAGTTACGCCCGTATTCTTGGTTCAAACGACCGCGTTCGGGTTGGTATTATCGGTTTCTCCGATCGCTTTCGGCAATCGCTCGCTCCCGCCTTTGCCGAACACGCGCAAAAACAGAATTTTGCCTTTGTTGGTGTATCGGATATCTGGAACCGCCGTCGCGACGAAGCGGAACAATACCTGAAAGGCAAAGGCTTAAATGATAGTACATTTTTCAAAGCCCGCAACAACGACGAACTCCTTGACCGCAAAGATGTCGATGCGGTTATTATTTCAACCGCCGATTTTCAGCACGCTCTGCATTGTGCAGCCGCCGTCGAAGCAGGTCGCGACGTTTACTGTGAAAAGCCCTTTGCCGAATCGCTGGAAGATGCGCGTAAAGCGCTGAAAGCCGTTGAAAGCACGAAGAAAATTGTCCAGGTCGGCTCCCAGCGTCGTTCAGCGCCGAACTACCACTCTGCCAACGACTTTATCAGATCCGGCAAGTTTGGCGACATAACCATGGTTGAAATGACCTGGAACGTAAACCAGCCGGGTCGCTGGCGTCGGCCTAAACTGGTCTCCGAGATCCGGAAGGAAGACACCGACTGGGACCGCTTCCAGTTGAATCGTCCCAAAACGGCCTGGGACCCGCGCAAATACCTTGAGTTCCGCTTGTTCTACCCCTACTCGTCGGGGATTCCGGGACAGTGGATGTCGCACCAGATTGATACAGTACACTGGTTCAGCGGATTAGATCATCCCCGGTCGGTAGTCGCCAATGGTGGCATTTATTCGTGGAAAGATGGCCGCACCAACGCCGATACGTTCACGGCGGTGTTCGATTACGGCCCAGACAACGACAAAACCAAAGGATTTCAGGTGCTTTATTCATCCCGAATGAACAACGAAGCGGGCGGGGTTAAGGAGTACTACTACTCGAACGGTGGTATGATCAACCTCGACACGAACAAGATTTCGCCGGATGGTGGTCTCGAAGCCAAGTACGCCAAAGATATGAACATGCAGGCGAATCTGCTGCCCGAAATGTCACTTGGCAATGCCGCCAAGATGGAAACATCGGCGAATACAGGTGGCGATCCGATGACCTCGTTGCACATGCTGAACTGGATGGAATGCGTACGGAGCCGCAAAGAGCCCAATGCACCCGCACGCGTCGGCTTCAATCACTCAGTAGCGAACATCATGGCGACCACGGCGCTGCACACGGGTAAACGCGTAACCTGGGATTCGACCAAACAGGACATGATCGTCACGTAG
- a CDS encoding 3-keto-disaccharide hydrolase codes for MKQFLISALLLVSLMAAEKPQTPNTLTDKEKKEGWKLLFDGKTTNGWRGVYKDKFPEKGWNVSDGLLTIQQSDGSESQSFGDIVSTGEYGDFDLMFDFKLTEGANSGVKYYVVENYPKPKGSAFGLEFQVLDDDKHPDAKLGRNGNRTVGSLYDLIPAKDKQANPIGDWNTGRVIAKGKHVEHWLNGKKVVEYERGSEQFRELVAMSKYKAPDYNTNGRFGEAPKGHILLQDHGNKVSYRNIKIKTL; via the coding sequence ATGAAACAATTCCTTATTTCTGCTTTACTGCTCGTTAGCCTGATGGCCGCCGAGAAGCCCCAAACGCCGAATACGCTGACCGACAAAGAAAAGAAGGAAGGCTGGAAACTGCTTTTCGACGGTAAAACGACGAACGGCTGGCGTGGTGTTTACAAAGACAAGTTTCCCGAAAAAGGCTGGAACGTTTCGGATGGTTTGTTAACTATTCAGCAATCCGACGGCTCCGAATCACAAAGCTTTGGCGACATTGTGTCAACCGGCGAGTACGGCGATTTCGACTTAATGTTCGACTTCAAACTAACTGAAGGAGCCAACAGTGGTGTCAAGTATTACGTGGTCGAGAATTATCCGAAGCCGAAAGGATCGGCATTTGGCCTGGAGTTTCAGGTGCTTGATGATGATAAACACCCGGATGCGAAACTCGGACGCAATGGGAACCGCACGGTTGGTTCGTTGTACGATTTGATTCCGGCCAAAGACAAACAGGCAAACCCAATCGGTGACTGGAACACGGGACGGGTTATCGCCAAAGGCAAGCACGTAGAGCATTGGCTCAATGGCAAGAAAGTTGTTGAGTATGAGCGCGGCAGCGAACAATTCCGCGAACTGGTAGCGATGAGTAAGTACAAAGCACCGGACTACAATACCAATGGTCGGTTTGGCGAAGCACCGAAAGGACATATCCTATTGCAGGATCACGGCAATAAGGTTTCTTACCGCAACATTAAAATCAAGACTCTTTAA
- a CDS encoding sugar phosphate isomerase/epimerase family protein → MQETVNRRQFLTTAGLSAMALATGTTRLFAQSAHPEKLGLKIAYSAITWGNTDAQTLQAIQDLSALGYKGIQLRANVFGTYRAKPSELKALLDKNRLTLAMFSSGNVEIDPAKEQSTIDMHVAHASFVKALGGSAFQMTNTLRPKDRQPTTEELKRLAAVMNEIGKQTADMGVQATYHNHMHQLGETPEEVDVIVQAMNPKYCKLLLDIAHYKQGGGQPEKAVKQYKDIIHALHLKDTLSPRPDKPDDPKAYKFVELGRGNVDVPAVFKALDEINFKGWGVIELDGVPETDKTPAQCASINKEYITKTLHYPL, encoded by the coding sequence ATGCAGGAGACTGTAAACAGACGGCAGTTTCTCACCACCGCCGGCCTATCGGCAATGGCACTTGCCACGGGTACAACCCGGCTTTTCGCGCAATCAGCACATCCTGAAAAGCTAGGGCTTAAGATTGCTTACTCCGCCATCACCTGGGGCAACACCGACGCGCAGACGCTTCAGGCCATTCAGGATCTGTCGGCGCTAGGTTATAAAGGCATTCAGCTGCGGGCCAATGTTTTTGGCACGTACCGCGCCAAGCCTTCCGAACTAAAAGCGCTGCTCGACAAGAATCGGCTGACGCTGGCGATGTTTTCGAGCGGTAACGTTGAGATCGATCCGGCGAAGGAACAAAGTACCATTGATATGCACGTGGCTCACGCCAGCTTTGTCAAAGCACTCGGCGGCTCTGCGTTTCAGATGACCAATACCCTTCGCCCGAAGGACCGCCAGCCGACGACGGAAGAACTTAAGCGACTCGCGGCTGTCATGAACGAGATTGGCAAGCAAACCGCCGACATGGGCGTTCAGGCAACGTACCACAACCACATGCACCAACTCGGGGAGACACCCGAAGAAGTCGATGTGATCGTGCAGGCGATGAACCCGAAATACTGTAAACTGCTGCTCGACATTGCCCACTACAAACAAGGCGGTGGACAACCCGAAAAAGCGGTTAAACAGTACAAAGACATTATTCACGCCCTGCACCTCAAAGACACGCTGTCGCCCCGTCCCGATAAGCCCGACGATCCGAAAGCCTACAAATTCGTTGAGTTGGGCCGTGGTAACGTCGATGTCCCGGCGGTATTCAAAGCGCTGGACGAGATTAACTTCAAAGGCTGGGGAGTCATTGAACTGGACGGTGTTCCGGAAACTGACAAAACGCCCGCTCAGTGCGCTAGTATTAACAAGGAGTACATCACGAAAACACTACACTATCCGTTGTAA
- a CDS encoding RagB/SusD family nutrient uptake outer membrane protein, whose protein sequence is MKSILSAKSFRILGLATLLLSGQACKDILDEKVISSIGNDYVNTPKGFEDAVRASYAPLRSFYGTQQGLTMTEYGTDLYATGADGGYKGFHFYDTQLNSFVDFLQNVWEELYRGINTCNSVIERAPTATVSDAVKKLRVAEAKFLRAHYYFILLQQWGGVDLRLTETLAPTKKTSRATEADVYKAILSDLESAAPDLDPKIRSADYGRATKAAAEHLLARVYLTKATSSAKAADDYAKAATYATNVINNYGFKLVSDFANVFAQGAGEISDEVIFAVQYTSDPLTNASTPPVANSGGNTGGNNLHLFFGMQYDVQAGMVRDIFYGRPFKRLRPTAYCLETVFKDRVNDSRYKKTFRDTWLSNNPGTYNTAFDNSKKTVTFKAGDTAIYIPGVEWTLAQRAAKPYQVLVPSAYNEALFPTLQKFFDPLRPDRTYEQGSRDYLAFRLAETYLILAEAQLKQGKTTEATTAINVVRRRAAWPGKETAMEITSAQMDMEMIYQERGRELLGEQTRWMDLKRWGNLVERVKLYNPQAAPNVRDIHNLRPIPQTQIDRTEKNADGSPGFAQNPGY, encoded by the coding sequence ATGAAGTCGATACTTTCCGCAAAATCATTCCGTATCCTCGGGCTGGCAACACTCCTGCTGAGTGGTCAGGCCTGCAAGGATATACTGGATGAAAAAGTAATTTCCAGTATTGGTAACGATTACGTGAATACCCCGAAGGGCTTTGAAGATGCCGTCAGGGCATCCTACGCGCCTTTACGGAGCTTTTACGGTACGCAGCAGGGCCTGACCATGACCGAGTACGGTACCGATCTGTACGCAACGGGGGCCGACGGGGGGTACAAAGGCTTTCATTTCTACGATACCCAGCTCAATAGCTTCGTGGATTTTCTGCAAAACGTTTGGGAGGAATTGTACCGGGGTATCAATACCTGCAATTCGGTGATCGAACGGGCTCCGACAGCTACCGTTTCGGACGCAGTGAAAAAACTCCGGGTGGCCGAAGCAAAATTTCTGCGTGCGCACTACTACTTTATTCTTTTACAGCAGTGGGGTGGTGTTGACCTGCGCTTAACGGAAACCCTGGCCCCTACCAAAAAAACCAGCCGGGCTACCGAAGCCGATGTTTACAAGGCGATCCTGTCTGATCTCGAATCGGCGGCACCGGATTTAGACCCTAAGATCAGATCGGCGGATTATGGTCGCGCTACCAAAGCAGCTGCCGAACACCTGCTGGCTCGTGTGTACCTGACCAAAGCGACCTCGTCGGCCAAAGCAGCTGATGATTACGCGAAAGCAGCTACGTATGCCACCAATGTGATCAATAACTACGGGTTTAAATTAGTGTCTGACTTTGCCAACGTATTTGCGCAGGGTGCCGGGGAGATTAGCGACGAGGTCATCTTTGCCGTTCAATACACGTCGGACCCGCTGACCAATGCCTCCACTCCTCCAGTCGCCAATTCGGGAGGTAACACCGGCGGTAATAACCTGCACTTGTTTTTCGGGATGCAGTACGACGTGCAGGCCGGTATGGTTCGGGATATTTTTTACGGACGCCCATTCAAACGCCTGCGCCCGACTGCTTACTGCTTAGAGACGGTTTTCAAAGATCGGGTCAATGATTCCCGCTACAAGAAAACGTTTAGAGATACCTGGTTGAGTAACAATCCCGGTACCTACAACACGGCCTTCGACAACTCGAAAAAGACCGTTACGTTTAAAGCCGGTGACACGGCTATTTACATTCCGGGTGTTGAATGGACGTTGGCACAGCGGGCCGCAAAACCTTATCAGGTACTTGTACCGAGTGCTTACAACGAAGCCTTGTTCCCAACACTGCAAAAATTCTTTGATCCCCTCCGTCCCGACCGGACCTACGAACAAGGCAGCCGCGATTATCTGGCGTTCCGGCTCGCGGAAACGTATCTGATCCTGGCCGAAGCGCAATTGAAGCAAGGCAAAACCACGGAGGCTACTACGGCTATCAACGTGGTTCGTCGCCGGGCGGCCTGGCCGGGCAAAGAGACGGCCATGGAAATAACCTCGGCGCAAATGGACATGGAAATGATCTATCAGGAGCGAGGCCGGGAATTGCTCGGCGAGCAAACGCGGTGGATGGATCTAAAACGCTGGGGCAATCTGGTTGAGCGGGTTAAGCTGTACAATCCTCAGGCAGCTCCTAACGTCCGGGACATCCACAACCTGCGACCTATTCCACAGACGCAGATTGACCGTACCGAAAAGAATGCGGATGGTAGTCCGGGCTTCGCACAGAATCCTGGTTATTAA
- a CDS encoding SusC/RagA family TonB-linked outer membrane protein, whose product MCNTITNQSRLPSPGRVWLPLLGLTAITLISQPAFSAPRPTHPATDNPMQERTVTGRILSGDDNNPLPGVNVAVKGTTRGTTTDAQGTYRISIPNEKAVLVFSSVGFISQEITVGNRASVDITLTSDSRALNEVVVVGYGTQKKSQLTGAISSVSAKQITEMPITNIGQAMQGRVAGVDVAQSGSRPGSTPTIRIRGRRSFNAGNNPLYVVDGIPLTGDRNELLANRPFGFVSGGYEDFDPNDVASMEILKDATSTAIYGARGANGVVLISTKRGNSNGKTTISYDAYGGVTDPLDKVHLFSGPEFTEYVREAYRATNLYNDANGKPVPTGVGDAFADSKVAVLGGDPAVAAGIAANRNTDYQSLILRQGVQQNHSIGIQGGTEKTQFYISAGYFMDKGIVPGQDYSRYSLRANVDHRINKVLKVGISSYMMYSTRNGANLNPYRFTLQQNPLGRPYDDNGNLIFAPTNDALLTNPLYEIIPGAQIDNTKKYRIFNSVYAEANIIDGLKYRVNFGPDFSVSRAGRFVGSLTNDRKGGDPTAANNSQYGFNYTLENILTYNKTFGDHNLGITALQSIQRDNFEYNNQSVQGVPAESQEFYNTGNAALVLGVGSNLIQWTLNSFMGRVNYDYKDKYLVTATLRRDGSSRFGENSKYGNFPGIALAWNINNEDFLKNVSWLDQLKLRVSRGSVGNQGVVPYQTQGLLGRTVYAFGNVGAYGYRPSTIGNPDLKWETSTSSNIGVDFSLWRGRVAGSIEFYQTNTTDLLLSDQLPTSIGFNAVTKNVGETRNRGVEISVSTVNVNSKSGFKWTSDLVFTKNNEAIISLYNGAVDDLGNKWFIGKPLTAFFDYKKAGIWQTSEADAAKSYQSSVGQIKVQDTNNDGKTTADDRVFLGSDIPNFSAGITNRFSYKGFDLSFFVYGRFGQTILSGFHRDNNQLAGRYQQIKVDYWTPNNPTNEFPQPKSNQEFPVYNSALFYFDGTFVKVRNINFGYTFSSQFTQRLGIQSLRLFTSIQQPFIFSTYRSKYNGVDPETADGTINNDVVPATRITTFGLNVKF is encoded by the coding sequence ATGTGTAACACAATTACCAATCAGTCCAGGCTGCCTTCACCTGGGCGAGTCTGGCTTCCTCTACTCGGTCTGACAGCAATTACCCTGATTAGCCAGCCAGCGTTCAGCGCTCCCAGGCCAACCCATCCGGCAACGGATAACCCCATGCAGGAGCGCACCGTCACCGGACGGATCCTGTCGGGCGATGACAACAATCCGCTACCGGGTGTCAACGTGGCCGTAAAAGGCACCACGCGCGGCACAACGACCGACGCGCAGGGCACCTACCGGATCAGTATCCCCAATGAAAAAGCAGTCCTCGTATTTTCGTCCGTAGGCTTTATCTCACAGGAGATTACGGTTGGCAATCGCGCATCGGTGGACATCACGCTGACCAGTGACAGCCGCGCTCTGAATGAGGTCGTTGTCGTAGGGTATGGTACGCAGAAAAAAAGCCAGTTGACCGGCGCGATTTCATCAGTCTCAGCGAAGCAAATCACCGAAATGCCCATTACCAACATCGGCCAGGCGATGCAGGGCCGGGTAGCGGGTGTTGACGTGGCGCAGTCGGGAAGCAGACCCGGATCGACACCAACCATCCGAATTCGGGGCCGCCGTTCGTTCAATGCGGGCAATAATCCGCTGTACGTAGTCGATGGGATTCCGCTCACCGGCGACCGGAACGAGCTGTTAGCCAACCGTCCGTTCGGTTTTGTATCGGGTGGTTACGAAGATTTCGACCCGAACGACGTTGCCTCGATGGAAATCCTGAAAGATGCGACATCGACCGCCATTTACGGGGCCAGAGGAGCAAACGGTGTTGTTCTCATATCGACCAAACGGGGTAACAGCAACGGAAAAACAACCATTAGCTATGATGCCTACGGGGGCGTTACCGATCCTCTGGATAAAGTTCATTTGTTTAGCGGCCCTGAATTTACGGAGTACGTACGGGAAGCCTACCGCGCCACGAATCTGTACAATGACGCGAATGGAAAACCGGTACCGACCGGCGTGGGCGATGCTTTTGCGGACTCGAAAGTAGCCGTCTTAGGAGGTGATCCGGCTGTGGCTGCCGGCATTGCGGCCAACCGGAACACCGATTACCAGTCGTTGATTCTCCGCCAGGGCGTTCAGCAAAACCATTCCATTGGTATTCAGGGCGGAACCGAAAAGACGCAGTTCTACATCTCCGCCGGCTATTTTATGGACAAAGGCATTGTTCCGGGCCAGGATTACTCACGGTATTCGCTGCGCGCCAATGTCGACCACCGCATCAACAAGGTGCTCAAAGTGGGTATTTCGTCATACATGATGTATAGTACCCGAAACGGGGCCAACCTGAACCCGTACCGCTTTACGCTCCAGCAGAATCCGTTGGGCAGACCCTACGACGATAACGGGAACCTGATTTTCGCCCCGACAAACGATGCCTTGCTGACGAATCCACTGTATGAAATCATACCGGGAGCCCAAATCGACAACACGAAGAAGTATCGAATTTTCAATAGTGTTTATGCCGAAGCCAATATCATTGACGGCTTAAAATACCGCGTCAACTTTGGGCCTGATTTTTCGGTTTCGCGGGCGGGCCGCTTCGTGGGATCGCTAACCAACGACCGGAAAGGCGGTGACCCGACGGCTGCCAATAATAGCCAGTACGGATTCAATTACACCCTGGAAAACATCCTGACCTACAACAAAACGTTCGGCGATCACAATCTGGGTATAACGGCGCTCCAATCCATTCAGCGCGATAATTTTGAATACAATAACCAGTCCGTACAAGGGGTTCCGGCTGAATCGCAGGAGTTTTACAATACGGGCAATGCCGCTTTGGTGTTGGGCGTAGGCAGTAACCTGATCCAGTGGACGCTCAACTCGTTTATGGGTCGTGTCAATTACGATTACAAGGACAAATACCTGGTGACCGCTACTCTTCGGCGGGATGGATCGAGCCGTTTCGGTGAAAACAGCAAATATGGTAACTTTCCGGGTATCGCTTTGGCCTGGAATATCAATAATGAAGATTTCCTGAAAAACGTCTCCTGGCTCGATCAGTTGAAGCTACGGGTTAGCCGGGGTTCGGTGGGTAATCAGGGTGTTGTACCGTACCAGACGCAGGGCTTGCTGGGTCGTACCGTGTACGCCTTTGGTAACGTTGGCGCGTATGGCTACCGCCCCAGTACGATTGGGAACCCTGACCTGAAGTGGGAAACATCGACTTCATCCAACATCGGGGTGGACTTCAGCCTCTGGCGGGGCCGGGTAGCGGGTTCGATTGAATTCTACCAGACCAACACCACCGACTTACTGCTCTCTGACCAGCTGCCAACCTCTATTGGTTTCAACGCGGTGACGAAAAACGTTGGCGAAACGCGCAACCGGGGAGTAGAAATCAGTGTTTCGACCGTAAACGTTAATTCGAAAAGCGGCTTTAAGTGGACATCCGATCTGGTCTTCACCAAAAACAACGAAGCCATTATCTCGCTGTACAACGGTGCCGTTGATGACCTGGGAAACAAGTGGTTTATCGGCAAGCCGTTGACCGCTTTCTTCGACTACAAAAAGGCGGGTATCTGGCAAACCAGCGAAGCCGATGCGGCTAAATCGTACCAAAGCTCCGTTGGGCAGATTAAAGTGCAGGATACTAACAACGACGGCAAAACGACAGCCGATGACCGCGTATTTCTGGGTTCGGATATCCCCAACTTCAGCGCTGGGATTACCAACCGGTTCAGCTACAAAGGTTTTGATTTGTCGTTCTTCGTCTATGGCCGTTTTGGACAAACCATTTTGAGCGGTTTCCACCGGGACAACAACCAGTTGGCGGGTCGCTATCAGCAGATCAAAGTGGACTATTGGACGCCCAACAACCCGACCAACGAGTTTCCGCAGCCTAAGTCGAACCAGGAGTTCCCCGTCTATAACTCGGCTCTGTTTTACTTCGACGGCACGTTCGTGAAAGTTCGTAACATCAATTTCGGGTATACGTTCTCCTCTCAGTTCACCCAACGGCTGGGTATACAGTCGCTCCGGTTGTTTACCAGTATCCAGCAGCCCTTTATCTTCTCGACTTATCGGTCGAAGTACAACGGCGTTGATCCCGAGACAGCGGATGGTACCATTAACAACGACGTTGTACCAGCTACCCGGATTACCACCTTCGGTTTGAACGTTAAATTCTAA
- a CDS encoding FecR family protein → MSHKPYSAYTAEEFALDDLFVRWVQHPNDEEVVAYWQVWLAHNPHCAETVEVARELIQTASRADSSSLSADEVSSVWGRIRESFQTMEEVRPLQPDVRAVIGWWYFIRTAAATLGVVLLIGWALWIQYGPDQSIKTIRTTAGPPRIIDLPDGSTVRLHANSQLRYDRRGFSRQLSEETPRAVWLEGEADFSVMHRADTSSSRLFRVHTPDLTVEALGTTFRVQQGPECTRVALTSGRVNLLLNQQKPIQLNPGDSVEVAAGSIQTLP, encoded by the coding sequence GTGTCTCACAAGCCTTATTCAGCCTACACCGCCGAGGAATTTGCTCTCGACGATCTGTTCGTCCGCTGGGTGCAACACCCCAACGACGAAGAGGTGGTGGCTTATTGGCAGGTTTGGTTAGCGCATAACCCGCATTGTGCCGAAACGGTTGAGGTAGCGCGCGAACTGATACAAACCGCTTCACGCGCTGATAGTAGCTCACTCAGTGCCGATGAAGTGTCGTCGGTATGGGGACGTATTCGCGAATCGTTTCAGACGATGGAAGAGGTACGGCCCCTCCAACCGGATGTCCGTGCGGTAATCGGCTGGTGGTATTTTATACGAACAGCGGCCGCTACGCTGGGGGTTGTGTTGCTCATTGGCTGGGCGCTGTGGATTCAGTACGGTCCGGACCAATCGATCAAAACGATCCGAACTACGGCTGGCCCGCCCCGCATCATTGATTTACCCGACGGTTCTACCGTGCGACTTCATGCCAACAGTCAGTTGCGCTACGACCGTCGGGGGTTTTCGCGTCAGTTATCCGAAGAAACGCCCCGAGCCGTTTGGCTGGAAGGGGAAGCCGATTTTTCAGTTATGCACCGGGCCGATACATCGTCGTCCCGACTTTTCCGGGTTCATACGCCCGATCTCACGGTAGAAGCGCTCGGAACAACCTTTCGGGTTCAGCAAGGACCGGAATGTACACGCGTGGCCTTAACCTCCGGGCGTGTCAACTTACTACTCAACCAGCAGAAACCTATCCAGCTCAACCCCGGCGATTCCGTAGAGGTTGCCGCTGGGTCAATACAGACATTGCCTTAG